The following are encoded together in the Lathyrus oleraceus cultivar Zhongwan6 chromosome 3, CAAS_Psat_ZW6_1.0, whole genome shotgun sequence genome:
- the LOC127129841 gene encoding uncharacterized protein LOC127129841 gives MVQNARNVRRGRSAGRGASRGVGRNVSGEATPEGVANIPIGREDHSQTGTNSQADTRDVRELAAAVLVQTQQNAQILEITRDHQLFQQQQRETVHEDTGLNSFLKGKPPQFGGDFNPEGAEKWLQEIEKIFSFTHYRENRRVGYATFMLTGDAEAWWRGKHRLLEEEGREINWILFKEEFLGKYFPKLCRKEKEREFQNLRQGMMTVGEYTRKFESLLKYYEFYHLHPREEWMCEKYQDGLKYDIQRAVLPLHIMRFGELIERCLELEGIDNRKNQYGSGVPTRNNNHKGHFNRGHGGRTQQGGRPYQRPTQYHNQDSRRLMFKCYSYGGAHLNKDCPNRNIGACFRCGQKGHFLKYCPQGQNQPTSQKSVLINNNNVGRARNGGPNVGQGPQNQNKPTTRRVFAIRGAEISKSDGLIQGMCLIGDKLVSVLYDSGATHSFISTSYAEILGFEIVDLNNKLTITTPSGERMVTCSVCADCPVILENRRFLVDLIVLPLKDLDVILGMDWLSANDVNLGCKKKILTFREDNGEIIKVETLTQKFMMLFSMSEGETPSVENLPVVCEFPKVFPEEVPGLPPVREVEFSIDLVPGTGPISISPYRMSPSEMDELKKQLDEMLEKEFIRPSVSPWGAPVLFVKKKDGSSRLCVDYRQLNKATIKNKYPLPRIDDLMDQLKGSSIFLKIDLKSGYHQIRVKEDDIPKTAFRSYYGHYEYLVMPFGLTNAPAVYMDYMNRIFRSYLDQFVLVFIDDILIYSKNEVEHEEHLRIVLHILKDRQLYAKFSKCEFWLKEVQFLGHVISKEGIAVDPSKVEAVTKWESPKNVGEIRSFLGLAGYYRRFIEGFSKIALPMTQLTRKGKNFEWTKECEESFQK, from the coding sequence ATGGTTCAGAACGCCAGAAACGTGAGGCGTGGTAGGAGTGCTGGTAGAGGCGCTAGTAGAGGTGTAGGTAGGAATGTGAGTGGTGAAGCTACTCCCGAAGGGGTAGCTAACATCCCCATAGGACGAGAAGATCATTCCCAAACTGGAACGAACTCTCAAGCTGACACTCGAGATGTTCGTGAACTTGCTGCGGCTGTGTTAGTTCAAACACAACAAAATGCTCAAATCCTGGAAATCACTCGTGATCATCAACTTTTTCAGCAACAGCAAAGAGAAACTGTGCATGAAGATACGGGATTGAACTCGTTTCTGAAAGGTAAACCACCACAGTTTGGTGGTGACTTTAATCCGGAGGGTGCTGAGAAATGGTTGCAAGAGATAGAGAAGATATTCTCTTTCACTCACTATAGAGAGAATAGAAGAGTCGGTTATGCAACATTCATGCTGACAGGCGACGCTGAAGCCTGGTGGAGAGGAAAACATAGATTATTGGAAGAGGAAGGAAGAGAGATCAATTGGATCTTGTTCAAAGAAGAATTTTTGGGCAAGTATTTTCCAAAGCTATGTAGGAAAGAGAAGGAGAGAGAATTCCAGAACCTGCGTCAAGGTATGATGACGGTGGGAGAGTATACTAGGAAGTTTGAATCCTTGCTAAAGTATTATGAATTTTACCACTTGCATCCAAGGGAAGAATGGATGTGTGAAAAGTATCAAGATGGATTGAAATATGATATCCAGAGGGCGGTTCTACCTCTGCATATTATGCGCTTTGGTGAGCTGATAGAAAGATGTTTGGAGTTGGAAGGAATTGACAATAGGAAGAATCAATATGGATCAGGAGTACCAACCCGAAACAACAATCACAAGGGCCATTTTAACCGAGGCCATGGAGGAAGGACCCAACAAGGGGGTAGGCCATATCAAAGGCCTACACAATATCATAACCAGGATTCTAGGAGGTTAATGTTCAAGTGTTACAGCTATGGAGGGGCACATCTTAACAAAGATTGTCCAAATAGAAATATTGGAGCTTGTTTTCGTTGTGGTCAGAAGGGTCATTTTCTCAAATATTGTCCCCAAGGACAAAACCAACCAACAAGCCAGAAGAGCGTCCTAATAAACAATAACAATGTAGGGAGAGCAAGGAACGGAGGCCCAAATGTTGGTCAAGGACCTCAGAATCAGAACAAGCCAACCACAAGAAGAGTATTTGCAATTAGAGGAGCTGAGATCTCAAAGTCAGATGGGTTAATCCAAGGTATGTGTCTAATTGGAGATAAGTTGGTATCAGTATTATACGATTCAGGAGCTACACATTCATTTATATCTACATCTTATGCGGAAATTTTGGGATTTGAAATTGTTGATCTCAATAATAAGTTGACCATTACAACTCCCTCGGGAGAAAGAATGGTAACTTGTTCAGTCTGTGCAGACTGCCCTGTAATTTTAGAAAATAGAAGATTCTTAGTAGATCTTATAGTACTCCCGCTAAAAGACCTAGATGTCATCTTAGGAATGGATTGGTTATCAGCCAATGATGTAAACTTGGGGTGCAAGAAGAAAATTTTAACGTTTAGAGAAGATAATGGAGAAATCATAAAGGTGGAAACTCTCACCCAAAAATTTATGATGTTATTCTCTATGTCAGAAGGAGAAACCCCTAGTGTTGAAAATCTTCCAGTGGTCTGTGAATTCCCGAAAGTTTTTCCAGAAGAGGTTCCAGGTTTACCACCGGTTAGGGAAGTGGAGTTTTCTATAGACTTGGTTCCAGGCACTGGACCAATTTCTATATCTCCTTATCGAATGTCACCCTCAGAGATGGATGAGTTAAAGAAACAGTTAGATGAGATGTTAGAGAAGGAATTTATTAGACCGAGTGTATCGCCATGGGGAGCTCCAGTCTTGTTTGTTAAGAAGAAGGATGGTTCTTCTAGACTTTGTGTAGATTACAGACAACTTAATAAAGCTACTATAAAAAACAAGTATCCTTTGCCTAGAATCGATGACTTGATGGACCAGTTAAAGGGATCATCGATATTCTTGAAGATTGACTTGAAGTCTGGATATCATCAGATCCGGGTGAAGGAGGATGATATTCCAAAAACAGCTTTCAGATCCTATTATGGACACTATGAGTACTTAGTGATGCCATTTGGTTTGACTAATGCTCCAGCAGTATACATGGATTACATGAATAGGATCTTTAGGTCGTACTTAGATCAATTTGTTTTAGTTTTCATTGATGACATTTTGATTTATTCCAAGAATGAGGTAGAGCATGAAGAACATTTGAGAATTGTGCTACATATATTAAAGGACCGCCAATTATACGCGAAATTCTCgaaatgtgaattttggttgaaGGAGGTACAATTTCTTGGTCATGTTATCAGTAAAGAAGGTATTGCAGTAGACCCGAGTAAAGTCGAAGCAGTAACAAAGTGGGAAAGTCCAAAGAATGTTGgtgagattcgaagttttcttggactaGCTGGATATTATCGGAGGTTCATTGAAGGATTCTCAAAGATCGCTTTGCCTATGACTCAGTTAACGAGGAAGGGTAAGAACTTTGAATGGACAAAAGAGTGTGAAGAAAGTTTTCAGAAGTAG